A genomic window from Brachyspira sp. SAP_772 includes:
- the rfaD gene encoding ADP-glyceromanno-heptose 6-epimerase, translating to MIIVTGGAGFIGSNIVRGLNNLGISDILIVDNLKNSSKHKNLNRVIFGDYIDKEEFDVYSFVENNKVEAIFHQGACSDTMETDGKYMMKNNYEYSRNILHACLENKVRFFYASSASVYGNGENGFVEDEKNEYPLNVYAFSKYQFDRYVNILFRNKKINSQVVGLRYFNVYGPQENHKGRMASVAFHLFNQIKSGEKMKIFEGSENFLRDFIHVDDAVSVNNFFFENENISGIFNCGTGKAESFVEIAKALKEIYTSSEIEYIPFPDALKGKYQKYTQADLTNLRKAGYTKEFMNVNTGVKKYAKVLEESSGYLM from the coding sequence ATGATTATAGTAACAGGTGGTGCTGGATTTATTGGCTCTAATATAGTTAGAGGATTAAACAATTTAGGTATAAGTGATATATTAATTGTTGATAATTTAAAAAATTCTTCAAAACATAAGAATTTAAATAGGGTTATTTTTGGAGATTATATAGACAAAGAAGAGTTTGATGTTTATTCTTTTGTTGAAAATAATAAAGTAGAAGCTATATTTCATCAGGGGGCTTGTTCTGATACAATGGAAACTGATGGAAAATATATGATGAAAAATAATTATGAATATAGCAGAAATATTTTGCATGCTTGTTTAGAAAATAAAGTAAGATTTTTTTATGCTTCAAGTGCTTCTGTTTACGGCAATGGGGAAAATGGATTTGTTGAAGATGAGAAAAATGAGTATCCGCTTAATGTGTATGCTTTTTCTAAATATCAGTTTGATAGGTATGTTAATATTTTATTTAGAAATAAAAAGATTAACAGTCAGGTTGTGGGCTTAAGATATTTTAATGTATATGGTCCTCAGGAGAATCATAAGGGAAGAATGGCTTCTGTTGCTTTTCATTTATTTAATCAGATTAAGTCTGGAGAGAAAATGAAAATTTTTGAGGGAAGTGAAAATTTCTTAAGAGATTTTATACATGTAGATGATGCTGTGAGTGTAAATAATTTCTTCTTTGAAAATGAAAACATTTCTGGTATATTTAATTGCGGTACTGGAAAGGCTGAAAGTTTTGTAGAGATTGCTAAGGCTTTAAAAGAAATATATACTTCTTCTGAAATTGAATATATTCCTTTCCCTGATGCTCTTAAAGGAAAATATCAAAAATATACTCAAGCAGATTTAACTAATTTAAGAAAAGCAGGATACACTAAAGAGTTTATGAATGTTAATACAGGGGTAAAAAAATATGCTAAAGTGCTTGAAGAGAGCAGCGGATATTTAATGTAA
- a CDS encoding FtsW/RodA/SpoVE family cell cycle protein has protein sequence MLKRKLLPDKYLLIIYIALLAAGLVAIYGAQTIHEPNEPYFYNHLKLLLLMLAVNVIILIVPDFFNLVDKFMPAILLGTILLLIVVLIFGISVEGSYAKRWLSVFGAFTIQPSEIAKITLVLYLSSVLANKGDKLKHVKNGLLPPLFILAIICLLIMFEPDSGTALLFAMVGFSMFFYGGIPLRYLIVTGILLGVIFIIFILNTPYMKARVTSYLTPHTQSQEEMYQINRAKRAFNYGGITGIPDEDIREVSTHLPAALTDFIFASIAQRHGFVGNIILLLLFFSFTIRGFIVSSRIKDLFLKNISFGINIFISGQAYLNMMVATLMLPTTGMPLPFISYGRNALVVNMIMFAILLKITQRREE, from the coding sequence ATGTTGAAAAGGAAATTGTTACCAGATAAATATTTGCTCATTATATATATAGCATTACTTGCTGCTGGGCTAGTTGCTATATATGGAGCACAAACAATTCATGAACCAAATGAACCTTATTTTTATAATCATCTTAAATTATTATTATTGATGTTAGCAGTTAATGTTATAATATTAATAGTTCCAGATTTTTTTAATCTAGTAGATAAATTTATGCCGGCAATATTATTAGGCACTATATTGCTTTTAATAGTAGTTTTAATATTTGGTATATCTGTTGAAGGCAGCTATGCTAAAAGATGGTTATCTGTTTTTGGAGCTTTTACTATTCAGCCTTCAGAAATAGCTAAAATCACATTAGTTTTATATTTATCTAGTGTGCTTGCCAATAAGGGAGATAAACTTAAACATGTTAAAAATGGTTTACTTCCTCCTTTATTTATATTAGCAATTATATGTTTACTTATAATGTTTGAACCAGATTCTGGTACAGCATTATTATTTGCTATGGTTGGTTTTTCTATGTTTTTTTATGGAGGTATTCCATTAAGATATTTAATTGTTACAGGTATTTTACTTGGGGTTATATTTATAATATTTATACTCAATACTCCATATATGAAAGCTAGGGTAACTTCGTATTTAACACCTCATACACAATCACAAGAAGAGATGTATCAAATTAATAGGGCTAAAAGGGCTTTTAATTATGGAGGGATTACTGGAATACCTGATGAAGATATTAGAGAGGTTAGCACTCATTTGCCAGCAGCTTTAACAGATTTTATTTTTGCTTCTATTGCTCAGAGACATGGGTTTGTAGGCAACATTATTCTATTATTACTATTTTTTTCTTTCACTATTAGAGGCTTTATAGTTTCATCTAGAATAAAAGATTTGTTTCTAAAAAACATATCTTTTGGTATAAATATATTTATTAGCGGACAGGCGTATTTAAATATGATGGTAGCAACTTTAATGCTTCCTACAACTGGTATGCCTTTACCATTTATAAGTTATGGTAGGAATGCTTTAGTTGTTAATATGATTATGTTTGCTATTTTATTAAAAATAACTCAAAGGAGAGAAGAATGA
- a CDS encoding glycosyltransferase, which yields MNIILSGGGTAGHITPAISIYDHLKKLGHNPRLVVAARDYNLIPAHYDYNYLEINSPGNMLKNIAFLLKFIPSMLKANNIINKHKPECIIGMGGFVSMPMLYAAKFKKIPIFLCEQNSIPGKVNKIFYKDAKASYLTFSKTLQYMPKGKVMGNPVRDDFFVVNRKSARIIMKLKDDDRLLVVMGGSQGALKLNNIFLDCIKNVKDNVNNLHIVWLAGPKWGADIIAKVNEKRITNVTVHSYYKDMATLLNAADFVVSRAGSSSISEILAVNVPSLLVPFPYATDNHQYYNALELVNKDMAYLMNEADLDSKQLGDIIIKNLNNQDRLDVMRENIRNNYTSRAVTAIVNDILNIMQEIKRK from the coding sequence ATGAATATAATTTTATCTGGCGGAGGTACAGCTGGTCATATAACACCTGCTATTTCCATATATGACCATTTAAAAAAACTTGGACATAATCCTAGGCTTGTAGTGGCGGCAAGAGATTATAACTTAATACCTGCTCATTATGATTATAATTATTTAGAGATAAACTCTCCGGGAAATATGTTAAAAAATATAGCTTTCTTACTTAAGTTTATACCTTCAATGTTAAAGGCTAATAATATCATTAATAAGCATAAACCTGAGTGCATTATAGGAATGGGCGGATTTGTTTCTATGCCTATGTTGTATGCGGCTAAATTTAAAAAAATACCTATATTTTTATGTGAGCAGAACTCTATACCGGGCAAGGTTAATAAAATATTTTATAAAGATGCTAAGGCTTCTTATCTTACTTTTTCTAAAACTTTACAATATATGCCTAAGGGTAAAGTGATGGGAAATCCTGTTAGAGATGATTTTTTTGTTGTAAATAGAAAATCTGCTAGAATTATTATGAAGTTAAAAGATGATGATAGATTGCTTGTTGTAATGGGAGGCTCTCAAGGGGCATTAAAATTAAATAATATATTTTTGGACTGCATAAAAAACGTAAAAGATAATGTAAATAATTTGCATATAGTATGGCTTGCTGGACCTAAATGGGGGGCTGATATAATAGCAAAAGTTAATGAAAAAAGAATTACAAATGTAACGGTTCATAGTTATTATAAAGATATGGCTACATTGCTTAATGCGGCTGATTTTGTAGTGTCTAGGGCTGGAAGCAGTTCTATTAGTGAAATACTTGCTGTTAATGTACCTTCACTTTTAGTGCCTTTTCCTTATGCTACTGATAATCATCAATATTATAATGCTTTAGAATTAGTTAATAAGGATATGGCTTATTTAATGAATGAGGCGGATCTTGATTCTAAACAGCTAGGAGATATTATTATAAAAAATTTAAATAATCAAGATAGGCTTGATGTGATGAGAGAGAATATTAGAAATAATTATACTTCTAGGGCTGTTACTGCTATTGTTAATGATATTCTCAATATTATGCAAGAAATTAAAAGAAAGTAA
- a CDS encoding toxin A, with protein sequence MKIKFVPIVFLLYISIIYADINTLFNIGMDDVVINTNNKHQLYFEQSFAGGYNFIKFNAETKLYYRTSIYNDDRTNKIFQNTKLDLGIENNFSLSSDMIGLFADIRPLSFFGIRVNAYFNYIFNIMNFGYAGFDNNDVDYSYASLLGMSKTDAISVIAGITPYFLYKLPHVVFINSTSFNYVFAGDKNYYYDSRTAILHKKSEFEIMNDFFILANITPFYIGASYALTYLVNSNILTHKLAIVGFISFKFLQNRLSLDILASSGLHVKLPYYDSTTFVEAKASLVYKIL encoded by the coding sequence ATGAAAATTAAATTTGTTCCTATCGTTTTTTTGTTGTACATCAGTATTATATATGCAGATATAAATACTCTTTTTAATATAGGTATGGATGATGTTGTAATAAATACAAACAATAAACATCAACTTTATTTTGAACAGAGCTTTGCTGGCGGATATAATTTTATAAAATTTAATGCAGAAACGAAATTATATTACAGAACTTCAATTTATAATGATGATAGAACAAATAAAATATTTCAAAATACTAAGCTTGATTTGGGTATAGAGAATAATTTTTCATTATCATCGGATATGATTGGTTTGTTTGCAGATATTAGACCATTATCTTTTTTTGGTATAAGGGTTAATGCTTATTTTAATTATATATTTAATATTATGAACTTTGGATATGCGGGTTTTGATAATAATGATGTAGATTATTCATATGCTTCTTTACTTGGAATGTCAAAAACAGATGCTATTAGTGTGATTGCTGGTATAACACCTTATTTTTTATATAAATTACCGCATGTTGTTTTTATTAATAGTACTAGTTTTAATTATGTTTTTGCCGGGGATAAAAATTATTATTATGATTCAAGAACTGCTATACTTCATAAGAAAAGTGAATTTGAAATTATGAATGATTTTTTTATATTAGCTAATATAACCCCTTTTTATATAGGTGCTTCTTATGCTTTAACTTATCTTGTAAACTCAAATATACTAACACATAAATTAGCTATAGTTGGTTTTATTAGTTTTAAATTTTTACAAAATAGACTCTCGCTTGATATATTAGCTTCTTCTGGTTTGCATGTAAAATTACCATATTATGATAGCACTACTTTTGTAGAGGCAAAAGCTTCTTTAGTTTATAAAATTTTATAG
- a CDS encoding adenylate kinase, with translation MINIIFIGAPGSGKGTQSELIEKEYSISHISTGDMFRENIANGTELGKTAKGYMDKGELVPDSLVIDMLFDRLKKDDCKKGFMLDGYPRTMEQAKELDKLLEKLNYKIDAIINLNVAENIIIKRLLNRGRSDDNEETIKNRIKVFESQSKPVLEYYKDKVYIIDVESLENETPEDIYKKIKKGLDEIKK, from the coding sequence ATGATTAATATTATTTTTATAGGGGCACCCGGTTCTGGTAAGGGTACTCAATCTGAGTTAATAGAAAAAGAATATTCTATATCTCATATTTCTACGGGGGATATGTTTAGGGAAAATATTGCAAATGGTACTGAGCTTGGTAAGACCGCTAAAGGGTATATGGATAAGGGAGAATTAGTGCCTGATAGTTTAGTTATAGATATGCTTTTTGATAGACTTAAAAAAGATGATTGTAAAAAAGGTTTTATGCTTGATGGATATCCAAGAACTATGGAGCAGGCTAAAGAATTAGATAAATTATTAGAAAAATTGAATTATAAGATTGATGCTATTATTAATCTTAATGTTGCTGAAAATATTATAATAAAAAGACTTTTAAATAGAGGTCGCTCTGATGATAATGAAGAGACTATAAAAAATAGAATAAAAGTTTTTGAAAGTCAGAGTAAGCCTGTATTAGAATATTATAAAGACAAAGTTTATATAATAGATGTTGAAAGTCTTGAAAATGAAACACCAGAAGATATTTACAAAAAGATTAAAAAAGGTCTTGATGAGATAAAAAAGTAA
- a CDS encoding YfhO family protein produces MKLVKSEIKYPIIFIILSILFFASNLTFSYLQMGDVILWEIKNIKDAVLNGHLYFWNNAYFTISAPATAPIHPKSLLMTILPYKIYPQVTIIFHIAVMGYGLFLFLREKKLSINASMFGGIALMFSNAIFTLILPGHLGKFETYCYFPLVLYFLSKAMNTEKWRDFFFTGAFLGIAFLGGALDVAMYFALFLSCYFLYLLYSKKNNLKLIDYIKTNIKKIILLCLKFALVAVFSFLMSIQVIMVTKNTQDMGAAGVENKQDLWNWATRWSYPPEEVLGFFVPGLFGYYSGSETHPYWGRIANMNGEPKTSNFSLTAVNIGYIAFLFIIFALFISKKKYSEKYFWIGTALFFLIASFGRYLPIIYGALFQIPIFRDARNPNKFIEIIPIPFAILSAFAADYIFKAIEAKKEDKLLKYLEDEYRGISIAQKIMYAILILSIVFAVITILLNGLIQNAFITDWQDKSILIAKNISMSFVRLALISSTVTLLMINSISFKEITLKDKYLLVAPLIIFILLSVYDTGKISILIIGTIITFFYIVIANKEKLYYKYLPYAFMAILFLDLMQTANIFIVKSNIDKMYEGTPITEHILREEGNETTMPILIPYLYRYTTHTMPYXKIPLTEPPAASRLSKEITDMLSAFRINDYVGYEPRLMDLLGVRYILSPTYLDNSMIANDITKITEYRDSFSAAVLYELNGYRNKYEFVNSVYNAKDFNDGLGRMRIPNFNLAKEAIITDNSNNIVLNISNSINKVEMVEYSNNKVVFNVQTPDDGILVLKERYSPDWTVSINGEKKELLKANLLFRGVYVEAGDNNIVFEFTPTMKYAYITIICWVILIIVTIVSIIFKKKNIVNEK; encoded by the coding sequence ATGAAATTAGTAAAAAGTGAAATAAAATATCCTATTATATTTATAATACTTTCTATACTTTTTTTTGCAAGCAATTTAACATTTTCTTATCTTCAGATGGGAGATGTTATTCTTTGGGAAATAAAAAATATTAAAGATGCTGTATTAAATGGGCATTTATATTTTTGGAATAATGCATATTTTACAATATCAGCACCTGCAACTGCGCCCATACATCCAAAATCTTTATTAATGACTATTCTTCCATATAAAATATATCCTCAAGTTACAATTATCTTTCATATAGCTGTAATGGGATATGGATTATTTTTGTTTTTAAGAGAAAAGAAATTATCAATAAATGCTTCTATGTTTGGTGGAATTGCTTTAATGTTTTCTAATGCAATATTTACTCTTATACTTCCGGGGCATTTGGGTAAATTTGAAACTTATTGTTATTTTCCTTTGGTTTTATACTTTTTATCAAAAGCGATGAACACTGAAAAATGGAGAGATTTCTTTTTTACTGGTGCCTTTTTAGGTATAGCATTCTTGGGAGGAGCTTTGGATGTAGCAATGTATTTTGCTTTATTTCTCTCCTGTTATTTTTTATATTTATTATACAGCAAAAAAAATAATCTTAAATTAATTGACTATATAAAGACTAATATTAAAAAGATAATATTGTTGTGTCTGAAATTTGCATTGGTGGCAGTATTCTCTTTTTTAATGTCTATACAAGTTATAATGGTTACAAAAAATACTCAAGACATGGGGGCTGCTGGAGTAGAAAATAAACAAGACTTATGGAATTGGGCTACAAGATGGTCTTATCCGCCTGAAGAAGTATTAGGATTTTTTGTACCCGGTCTTTTTGGATACTATTCTGGAAGTGAAACTCACCCTTATTGGGGAAGAATAGCCAACATGAATGGAGAGCCCAAAACTTCAAACTTCTCTCTAACTGCTGTAAATATTGGATATATAGCTTTCTTATTTATAATATTTGCATTGTTTATAAGCAAGAAAAAATACAGCGAAAAATATTTTTGGATAGGAACTGCCTTATTCTTTTTAATAGCAAGCTTTGGAAGGTATTTACCTATAATATATGGAGCATTGTTTCAAATACCAATATTTAGAGATGCAAGAAACCCTAATAAATTTATAGAAATTATACCTATACCATTTGCAATACTTTCAGCATTTGCAGCAGATTATATATTCAAAGCAATAGAAGCAAAAAAAGAAGATAAACTGCTTAAATATTTAGAAGATGAATATAGAGGCATAAGTATAGCACAAAAAATAATGTATGCTATATTAATATTATCTATTGTATTTGCTGTTATCACTATACTATTAAACGGTTTAATACAAAATGCCTTTATTACTGACTGGCAAGATAAGTCTATATTAATAGCAAAAAATATATCAATGTCTTTTGTAAGATTAGCATTGATATCATCTACAGTAACTCTTTTAATGATTAATTCTATTTCTTTCAAAGAGATAACATTAAAAGATAAATATTTATTAGTAGCTCCTTTAATAATATTTATTTTACTTTCAGTTTATGATACAGGAAAAATAAGCATATTAATAATAGGCACAATAATAACTTTTTTCTATATTGTAATAGCAAACAAAGAAAAATTATATTATAAATATTTACCATACGCTTTTATGGCTATACTATTTTTAGACTTGATGCAAACTGCAAATATATTTATAGTAAAATCAAATATAGATAAAATGTATGAAGGCACTCCTATTACAGAGCACATATTAAGAGAAGAAGGCAATGAAACTACAATGCCAATACTAATTCCTTATTTATATAGATACACAACACACACAATGCCATATTAWAAAATACCGCTAACAGAACCGCCTGCGGCAAGCAGATTGAGCAAAGAAATAACAGATATGCTCTCAGCATTTAGAATAAATGATTATGTTGGATATGAACCTAGATTAATGGATTTGCTTGGAGTAAGATATATATTAAGCCCTACATATTTAGATAACTCTATGATTGCTAATGATATAACAAAAATAACAGAGTATCGGGATTCTTTTTCTGCTGCGGTGTTGTATGAACTTAATGGATATAGAAATAAATATGAATTTGTAAATAGCGTATATAATGCAAAAGATTTTAACGATGGCCTTGGCAGAATGAGAATACCTAATTTTAATTTGGCAAAAGAGGCTATTATAACCGATAATTCTAATAATATAGTTTTGAATATAAGCAACTCTATAAACAAAGTAGAAATGGTTGAATATAGCAACAACAAAGTAGTATTTAATGTTCAAACACCAGATGATGGAATATTAGTATTAAAAGAGAGATATAGCCCAGATTGGACTGTAAGCATTAATGGAGAGAAAAAAGAACTGCTTAAAGCTAATTTATTATTTAGAGGGGTTTATGTTGAAGCTGGAGATAACAATATTGTATTTGAGTTTACCCCTACAATGAAATATGCCTACATTACAATAATTTGTTGGGTAATATTAATTATAGTTACTATAGTATCTATAATATTTAAAAAGAAAAATATTGTAAATGAAAAATAA